The following coding sequences lie in one Vitis vinifera cultivar Pinot Noir 40024 chromosome 19, ASM3070453v1 genomic window:
- the LOC132252523 gene encoding putative disease resistance protein RGA4 yields MAEQIPFDIMADVLTKLGSSAIQQIGSAFGVAKELTKLTEKLDAIRGVLLDAEEKQEKSHAVKTWVRRLKDVVYDADDLLDDFATHQLQRGGVARQVSDFFSSSNQLVFSFKMSSRVKNIKEEVDEIVKEMNLLKLVQGNIVQREVESSWRETHSFVLTSKIVGREENKEEIIKSLVSSDNQEIPSMVAIVGIGGVGKTTLAQLVYNAEKVVQCFEPRIWVCVSDHFDVKSLVKKILKEVCNQDVERLELNGLKNLLHENISQKRCLLVLDDVWNENPEKWDQLKSLLMVVGKGSKILVTTRHSKVASIMGINSPFFLEGLKDSLAWDLFSKIAFTEEPEKVHPKLVEMGKEIVNMCKGVPLVIKTLGTILRLKTEESHWLSIKNNRNLLSLGAGNDNVLSVLKLSYNDLPIYLKPCFTYCALFPKDYEIEKNMLVQLWMAQGYIQPLDENVGHQYFEELLSRSLLEEFGKDDSNNILSCKMHDLIHALAQLVIGSLILEDDVKEISKEVHHISLFKSMNLKLKALKVKHIRTFLSIITYKEYLFDSIQSTDFSSFKHLRVLSLNNFIVYKVPKSLGKLSNLRYLDLSYNAFEVLPNSITRLKNLQTLKLVGCYKLIKFPEDTIELINLRHLENDDCHALGHMPCGIGELTSLQSLPVFAVGNVRRAGRLSELKELNNLRGGLWIQGLENVRDVVLESREANLGGKQHIQSLRLNWRRSGAQSSEDVESVLEGLQPHRNLKKLCIEGYGGIRFPSWMMNGGLSSMLPNLTTVNLEGCSRCQTLPCFVRLPHLKSLQLDDLEKVEYMECSSEGPFFPSLENLNVNRMPKLKELWRRGLPTHPPPSLPCLSKLKIYFCDELASLELHSSPLLSQLEVVFCDELASLELHSSPLLSILEIHHCPKLTSLRLPQSPLLSRLDIRFCGDLASLELHSSPLLSSLKIFDCPKLTSVQASSLPCLKELKLMKVRDEVLRQSLLATASSLESVSIERIDDLMTLPDELHQHVSTLQTLEIWNCTRLATLPHWIGNLSSLTQLRICDCPKLTSLPEEMRSLTTLHILQLSGCPHLFERCQRENGEDWPKIAHVPVQLIDGQPFLVSTWNL; encoded by the coding sequence ATGGCTGAACAAATCCCATTCGATATTATGGCTGACGTTTTAACCAAGTTAGGCTCCTCGGCTATTCAACAAATTGGATCTGCGTTTGGTGTGGCAAAAGAGTTAACGAAGCTTACGGAGAAACTGGACGCTATCAGGGGTGTACTTCTTGATGCTGAGGAGAAGCAGGAGAAAAGCCATGCAGTAAAAACTTGGGTGAGGAGGCTCAAAGATGTCGTGTATGATGCTGATGACTTGTTGGATGACTTTGCAACCCATCAGCTGCAGCGTGGGGGAGTAGCAAGGCAGGTCAGTGACTTCTTCTCATCTTCGAATCAACTCGTATTTAGTTTTAAGATGAGTAGTAGGGTCAAGAATATCAAAGAAGAGGTTGATGAAATTGTAAAAGAAATGAATCTGCTAAAACTTGTTCAAGGGAACATAGTTCAGAGGGAGGTGGAGAGTAGTTGGAGAGAGACTCACTCATTTGTGTTGACCTCTAAAATTGtgggaagagaagaaaacaaagaggaGATAATAAAGTCGTTGGTGTCATCTGATAATCAAGAAATTCCTTCCATGGTTGCGATTGTTGGGATTGGGGGGGTGGGTAAGACCACCCTTGCCCAGTTGGTGTACAATGCTGAGAAAGTGGTGCAATGTTTTGAGCCTAGAATATGGGTTTGTGTTTCTGATCATTTTGATGTGAAGTCGTTggttaaaaaaatcttaaaagaaGTGTGTAACCAAGATGTAGAAAGGTTGGAGTTGAATGGTTTAAAAAATCTCCTTCATGAAAACATTAGTCAAAAGAGATGCTTGCTAGTACTGGACGATGTTTGGAATGAAAATCCTGAAAAATGGGATCAATTGAAAAGTTTGTTGATGGTTGTTGGAAAGGGGAGTAAAATTTTGGTGACCACCCGACATAGTAAAGTCGCATCAATAATGGGAattaattctcccttttttttggAAGGGTTGAAAGACAGCCTGGCTTgggatttattttcaaaaatagcattCACAGAAGAACCAGAGAAAGTGCATCCAAAGTTGGTGGAAATGGGAAAAGAAATTGTAAATATGTGTAAGGGAGTTCCGCTTGTCATCAAAACATTGGGAACAATATTGCGCCTGAAAACAGAAGAAAGTCATTGGCtgtccataaaaaataatagaaatttgCTATCACTAGGAGCTGGAAATGATAATGTTTTATCGGTGTTGAAGTTAAGCTACAATGATTTGCCAATCTATTTGAAGCCATGTTTTACTTACTGTGCGTTATTTCCAAAAGActatgaaattgagaaaaacaTGTTGGTGCAATTATGGATGGCACAGGGTTATATTCAACCTTTAGATGAGAATGTAGGGCATCAATATTTTGAGGAATTATTGTCAAGATCATTGTTGGAGGAGTTTGGAAAAGatgattctaataatatattGAGTTGCAAAATGCATGATCTCATCCATGCCCTTGCACAATTAGTTATAGGGTCCCTTATTTTAGAAGATGATGTGAAGGAGATCTCAAAAGAAGTTCATCATATATCGTTGTTTAAATCAATGAATCTCAAGTTGAAGGCTTTGAAGGTAAAACACATAAGGACCTTTTTAAGCATTATAACATATAAAGAATATCTATTTGATTCAATTCAAAGTACagatttttcaagttttaagcATTTACGTGTGTTGAGcttaaataatttcattgtATATAAGGTACCAAAATCTCTGGGCAAATTAAGTAATCTAAGATATCTTGATCTTTCGTACAATGCATTTGAAGTACTCCCAAATAGTATTACAAGATTAAAGAATTTGCAAACATTAAAGCTTGTTGGATGCTATAAGTTAATAAAATTTCCCGAAGATACAATAGAATTGATCAATCTTAGACACTTGGAAAATGATGACTGTCATGCTTTGGGTCATATGCCATGTGGAATAGGAGAGCTGACTTCGCTTCAAAGCCTACCAGTATTTGCTGTTGGAAATGTGAGAAGAGCCGGTAGACTGAGTGAATTGAAAGAGCTTAATAACCTCCGAGGAGGGCTATGGATTCAAGGGCTTGAAAATGTGAGGGATGTCGTGCTAGAATCCAGGGAAGCAAATTTGGGGGGAAAACAGCACATTCAGTCCTTGAGATTAAACTGGCGGCGCTCAGGAGCTCAGTCCAGTGAGGATGTTGAGTCAGTGCTGGAAGGCCTACAACCACATCGAAACCTAAAGAAGCTTTGCATAGAAGGTTACGGGGGAATTAGGTTTCCAAGTTGGATGATGAATGGTGGGTTGAGTAGCATGCTCCCTAACCTCACCACAGTTAATTTGGAAGGATGTTCAAGATGCCAGACTCTGCCATGCTTTGTCCGACTCCCTCACCTCAAGTCTCTACAGCTTGATGATCTAGAAAAGGTGGAGTACATGGAGTGTTCATCAGAAGGGCCATTCTTCCCATCTCTTGAAAACCTCAATGTCAATCGAATGCCAAAGTTAAAGGAATTGTGGAGGAGGGGCTTACCAACACACCCACCTCCTTCTCTTCCTTGTCTTTCAAAATTAAAGATCTACTTTTGTGATGAGTTGGCATCCTTGGAATTACATTCATCCCCTCTTCTTTCACAATTAGAGGTCGTCTTTTGTGACGAGTTGGCATCCTTGGAATTGCATTCATCTCCTCTTCTTTCTATTTTAGAGATCCACCATTGCCCTAAGCTGACATCCTTACGACTGCCTCAATCTCCTCTTCTTTCACGATTAGATATCAGGTTTTGTGGTGACCTGGCATCCTTGGAACTGCATTCATCTCCTCTTCTTTCTAGTTTGAAGATCTTCGATTGCCCTAAGCTCACATCCGTGCAAGCGTCTTCGTTACCTTGTCTCAAGGAACTAAAATTGATGAAAGTGAGAGACGAGGTACTACGGCAGTCATTGTTGGCCACTGCTTCTTCATTGGAGTCTGTGTCTATTGAAAGGATAGATGATTTGATGACACTCCCAGATGAGCTTCATCAACATGTTTCCACTCTGCAAACTCTCGAAATTTGGAACTGCACTCGTTTGGCAACATTACCACACTGGATAGGCAACCTCTCCTCGCTGACTCAGCTTCGAATTTGTGACTGCCCAAAATTGACATCACTGCCAGAAGAGATGCGTTCCCTCACTACCCTCCACATACTCCAACTCTCTGGTTGTCCACACTTATTCGAAAGATGTCAAAGGGAAAATGGTGAAGATTGGCCCAAGATTGCTCATGTCCCCGTACAACTTATTGATGGGCAACCTTTCCTCGTGTCAACTTGGAATTTGTGA